A single region of the Salicibibacter cibi genome encodes:
- a CDS encoding helix-turn-helix domain-containing protein, with product MMVTRQAATIELSQKERQILEKLDRGTHTPLHLKTRAHIILQATDGMNNKQISRQSHLNRNQVKKWRNRWAHSAEAIAQIETERPRALKEAIHSVLSDEQRSGKPRFFTDEQVAQIWTLSCQSPKDKDLPFSHWTHGKLARQAKEEGIVESISTRSVSRFLNAADLKPHQSNVWLNPKIDDPEQH from the coding sequence ATGATGGTTACTCGACAAGCGGCAACCATAGAACTCAGTCAAAAAGAACGTCAAATCCTTGAAAAACTGGACAGAGGGACGCATACGCCTCTTCATCTGAAAACACGTGCGCATATCATCTTGCAAGCCACCGATGGTATGAACAATAAACAAATCTCAAGGCAGAGTCATCTTAACCGAAACCAGGTCAAAAAGTGGCGCAATCGTTGGGCTCATTCAGCCGAAGCCATCGCTCAAATTGAAACCGAACGGCCGCGGGCGTTAAAAGAAGCGATCCATTCCGTCCTTAGCGATGAACAACGGTCGGGAAAGCCACGTTTCTTTACAGATGAACAGGTCGCCCAAATATGGACCTTATCTTGTCAGTCTCCGAAAGACAAAGATTTACCGTTTAGCCATTGGACACACGGAAAACTCGCTCGACAAGCGAAGGAAGAAGGTATCGTGGAAAGTATTTCAACCAGAAGTGTCTCGCGTTTTTTAAATGCGGCCGACCTAAAACCCCATCAAAGCAACGTATGGTTGAATCCAAAGATTGATGATCCCGAACAGCATTGA
- a CDS encoding alkyl sulfatase dimerization domain-containing protein → MRSYDVVPPDITFRQNHNISLDDKNIHIIHGKGETDDHCFIHIPEDDVVYCGDFFVWSFPNIGNPLKVIRYEREWYETLERIKQLEPEILIPGHGKAITGKDQIKSALQDVIDTLKFVHNEVIAHINKGTQLGDALELIQLPEHLQNSPYVKQSYGCLEFAIRGIYRRYTGWFDGNPTHLSPCKQEDVAAEMYSLVQNPQVILKKCRSLMDKGSYQMALHLVDILVLSQDHEEAKKLKKEAIQKCADKNQNFIMRNIYKQFV, encoded by the coding sequence ATGCGATCGTATGATGTAGTCCCCCCTGATATAACCTTTAGACAAAACCATAATATCTCATTGGACGATAAGAATATTCACATTATTCATGGTAAAGGAGAAACAGATGACCATTGTTTTATTCATATTCCGGAGGATGATGTTGTTTACTGCGGTGACTTCTTTGTATGGTCTTTTCCGAACATTGGAAACCCGTTAAAGGTCATTCGCTACGAACGGGAATGGTATGAAACGCTGGAAAGAATTAAGCAACTAGAGCCGGAGATTCTAATTCCGGGGCATGGAAAAGCAATCACAGGGAAGGATCAAATTAAATCTGCGTTACAAGATGTCATTGATACACTTAAATTTGTTCATAATGAAGTAATTGCACATATCAATAAGGGTACTCAACTTGGAGATGCTTTGGAGTTAATACAATTACCGGAACATCTACAAAACAGTCCTTATGTGAAACAGTCATACGGTTGTTTAGAGTTTGCAATTAGAGGTATTTATAGGCGCTATACTGGGTGGTTTGACGGAAATCCAACTCATCTAAGCCCTTGTAAACAAGAAGATGTGGCTGCTGAAATGTATTCTCTTGTTCAAAATCCTCAAGTTATTCTCAAAAAATGCCGATCTTTAATGGATAAAGGAAGCTATCAGATGGCCTTACACCTTGTGGACATATTGGTTTTATCACAAGATCATGAAGAAGCGAAGAAGTTGAAAAAAGAAGCCATTCAAAAATGTGCTGATAAAAATCAAAATTTTATTATGCGAAACATTTATAAACAATTTGTATAA
- a CDS encoding MBL fold metallo-hydrolase has protein sequence MSTEKSLQSIDRVMEHTSANFQNDVKFIECTKGYYYVKGWANVGVIITSQGVVVIDTNMSNKYAQNIYHAIRERTDLPIKYIIYTHGHLDHVNSTHVFKEEDTSARWLNYPLTPMLSCS, from the coding sequence ATGAGTACGGAAAAATCTCTTCAAAGTATTGATCGAGTGATGGAACATACGTCAGCAAATTTTCAAAATGATGTTAAGTTTATTGAATGCACTAAAGGCTATTACTATGTAAAAGGTTGGGCAAATGTTGGTGTCATCATCACTTCTCAAGGGGTAGTGGTAATTGACACGAATATGAGTAATAAATATGCTCAAAATATTTACCATGCTATTCGTGAAAGAACAGATTTACCTATTAAATACATTATTTATACACATGGTCATTTAGATCATGTTAATTCCACTCATGTATTCAAGGAAGAAGATACTAGTGCACGATGGTTGAATTATCCTCTCACCCCAATGTTATCCTGTTCGTAG
- a CDS encoding alkyl sulfatase dimerization domain-containing protein, which produces MTTEKSLKSIDRVMEHTEGNVKKDIKFIELAQDYYYVKGFANVGIIMTSEGVVVIDTTVSNNHAENIYGAIREKTDLPIKYIIYTHGHLDHVNSTHVFKEEQTKVIAHENVNERFIKYQSLEDYHLRINGVQFQNKLGLRSFDFITPDITFHQDHKFQLGNKNIRIFHGKGETDDHCFIHVPEDDVVYCGDFFVWSFPNIGNPLKVIRYEREWYETLEKIKQLEPEILIPGHGKAITGKDQIKSALQDVIDTLKFVHEEVTAHINKGTHLENALELIQLPEHLENSPYVKQTYGCLEFAIKGIYRRYTGWFDGNPTHLSPAKQEDVAAEINSLVQDPQVILKRCRSLMDEGKYQMALHLSDILVLSQDDEEAKALKKEAIEKQAETNQNFIMRNIYKQLM; this is translated from the coding sequence ATGACTACGGAAAAATCTCTAAAAAGTATTGATCGAGTGATGGAACATACGGAAGGTAATGTAAAAAAAGATATAAAGTTCATAGAGCTTGCCCAAGATTATTATTATGTCAAAGGTTTTGCCAACGTTGGCATCATCATGACTTCTGAAGGTGTCGTGGTGATTGACACAACTGTAAGTAATAACCACGCTGAAAATATTTATGGTGCTATTCGTGAAAAGACGGATTTGCCTATCAAATACATTATCTATACGCACGGTCATTTAGATCATGTTAATTCTACACATGTATTTAAAGAAGAGCAAACGAAGGTGATAGCCCATGAAAATGTTAATGAACGTTTTATCAAATATCAAAGTTTAGAAGATTACCATCTAAGGATCAATGGTGTACAGTTTCAAAATAAATTAGGGTTGCGTTCATTTGATTTTATTACCCCTGACATCACATTTCATCAAGACCACAAATTCCAATTGGGGAATAAAAACATACGTATCTTTCATGGTAAAGGAGAAACGGACGACCATTGTTTTATTCATGTTCCGGAGGATGACGTTGTTTACTGCGGTGACTTCTTTGTATGGTCCTTTCCGAACATTGGAAACCCGTTAAAGGTCATTCGCTACGAACGGGAATGGTATGAAACGCTGGAAAAAATAAAACAACTAGAGCCGGAGATTCTAATTCCTGGGCATGGGAAAGCAATCACTGGGAAGGATCAAATTAAATCTGCATTGCAAGACGTCATTGATACACTTAAATTTGTTCATGAGGAAGTAACTGCGCATATCAATAAAGGCACCCACCTTGAAAATGCGTTGGAGTTAATTCAACTACCAGAACACCTGGAAAACAGTCCTTATGTAAAACAGACGTATGGTTGTTTAGAATTTGCCATTAAGGGCATTTACAGACGATACACCGGGTGGTTTGATGGAAATCCAACGCATCTTAGCCCTGCTAAACAAGAGGATGTGGCGGCTGAAATAAATTCTCTTGTTCAAGATCCTCAAGTCATTCTCAAAAGATGCCGTTCTTTAATGGATGAAGGAAAATATCAGATGGCCTTACACCTCTCGGATATATTGGTTTTATCGCAAGATGATGAGGAGGCCAAGGCATTGAAAAAAGAAGCTATCGAAAAACAAGCTGAAACGAATCAAAATTTTATTATGCGCAATATTTACAAACAGTTGATGTAA
- a CDS encoding alkyl sulfatase dimerization domain-containing protein, whose amino-acid sequence MVKKKNRYMSEPAEKVTMSNGAIVNKQMGEYYSQVSKPKVTHLTDKIAVLEHFSIDNTVVIQGDNGLIIWDTGFNMGVGKQKFEAIRNFTDKPVKAVIYSHNHYTNGARQFVPKGFEGIDIEVIAHPDVHKNVLNSSVELGKMLKKTTAQHFGFYLPKVGPDAPPVSYDGGVEADKSSGYVQPTYGVQDKEEMEIDGVRFQFFHTPSDTMDSITAWLPEHDTVITNSIWHVLPNLYTLRGQPYRDPLYWLEGIDQVRKLNPKILIPAHGEPVSTKESSYELATNYRDAIAFIYSQTIRGINKGLKSDEIAEEVTLPEHLANHPRLKEVYGELTHQVKGIYSGLIGWFSLDAADINPMSTQYRSEKIVEGFGGIEKVIQASEKALKEREYAWTAELITHVLNIHPDKEQARLIKAKALREMGQATPALSSRGFYLSQALHLEGKIDLNNISNPFLPIEKSIKLLEYKIDPEKLGQINKLLKICFSDLTECFGLDVRKGVAEFLEEEPIDPDITLKISSNLWISFVLGKLEIEEVMEDSNVQVDGNQSVLIEVMQAFEL is encoded by the coding sequence ATGGTAAAAAAAAAGAATCGATATATGAGTGAACCGGCAGAAAAAGTAACAATGTCAAACGGAGCGATTGTAAATAAACAAATGGGCGAATATTATTCGCAAGTAAGCAAACCTAAAGTTACTCATCTTACAGACAAAATAGCTGTGCTAGAACATTTTTCCATTGATAATACCGTCGTCATCCAAGGGGATAATGGTTTAATTATTTGGGATACGGGGTTTAATATGGGCGTTGGAAAGCAGAAGTTCGAGGCGATTCGTAACTTCACAGATAAACCGGTTAAAGCAGTTATTTATTCCCATAATCACTACACTAATGGAGCCAGACAATTTGTTCCAAAAGGTTTTGAAGGGATAGATATAGAGGTTATTGCTCATCCGGATGTGCATAAAAACGTGCTAAATTCTTCAGTGGAGTTAGGGAAAATGTTAAAGAAAACAACAGCACAGCATTTTGGCTTTTACCTTCCAAAAGTAGGTCCTGATGCACCTCCTGTTTCATATGACGGAGGGGTAGAAGCTGATAAAAGTTCTGGTTATGTGCAGCCGACATATGGAGTGCAAGATAAGGAGGAGATGGAGATTGATGGAGTGAGATTCCAATTTTTTCATACCCCTTCAGACACTATGGATTCAATAACCGCATGGCTTCCAGAGCATGATACCGTCATTACGAATAGTATTTGGCATGTACTCCCGAACTTGTATACGTTAAGAGGGCAGCCATACCGCGATCCGCTCTACTGGTTGGAAGGAATCGATCAGGTTCGCAAATTAAATCCGAAAATATTAATACCAGCACATGGAGAGCCTGTTTCCACGAAAGAATCAAGCTATGAATTGGCAACTAATTATCGAGATGCTATTGCTTTTATATATTCCCAAACAATTCGCGGAATTAATAAGGGACTAAAATCGGATGAGATCGCTGAAGAGGTAACATTACCAGAGCATCTTGCCAACCATCCTCGTTTAAAAGAAGTGTATGGAGAACTTACTCACCAAGTGAAAGGTATATATAGTGGATTAATTGGTTGGTTTAGTCTTGATGCTGCCGACATTAATCCAATGTCTACCCAGTATAGATCTGAGAAGATAGTTGAAGGTTTTGGAGGAATCGAGAAAGTAATACAGGCTTCAGAAAAAGCTTTGAAAGAAAGAGAGTATGCTTGGACAGCTGAATTGATTACACATGTATTAAATATCCATCCTGACAAGGAACAAGCTCGACTAATTAAAGCAAAAGCGTTAAGAGAAATGGGTCAAGCGACACCTGCACTATCATCCAGAGGGTTTTATCTTTCTCAAGCCTTACATTTAGAGGGAAAGATTGATCTTAACAATATATCTAATCCATTTCTTCCGATCGAAAAATCAATTAAATTATTAGAATATAAAATTGATCCGGAAAAGTTAGGACAAATCAATAAGTTATTAAAAATTTGTTTTAGTGATTTAACTGAGTGTTTTGGTCTGGATGTGAGAAAAGGTGTCGCTGAATTCTTGGAGGAGGAGCCAATCGATCCAGATATTACTTTGAAAATATCTAGTAATCTATGGATTTCTTTTGTACTAGGAAAATTAGAAATTGAAGAAGTCATGGAAGATAGTAATGTCCAAGTTGACGGAAATCAATCAGTTTTAATAGAAGTTATGCAAGCTTTTGAATTATAG
- a CDS encoding alkyl sulfatase dimerization domain-containing protein, which produces MTTEKSLKSIDRVMEHTEGNVKKDIKFIELAQDYYYVKGFANVGIIMTSEGVVVIDTTVSNNHAENIYGAIREKTDLPIKYIIYTHGHLDHVNSTHVFKEEQTKVIAHENVNERFIKYQSLEDYHLRINGVQFQNKLGLRSFDFITPDITFHQDHKFQLGNKNIRIFHGKGETDDHCFIHVPEDDVVYCGDFFVWSFPNIGNPLKVIRYEREWYETLEKIKQLEPEILIPGHGKAITGKDQIKSALQDVIDTLKFVHEEVTAHINKGTHLENALELIQLPEHLENSPYVKQTYGCLEFAIKGIYRRYTGWFDGNPTHLSPAKQEDVAAEINSLVQDPQVILKRCRSLMDEGKYQMALHLSDILVLSQDDEEAKALKKEAIEKQAETNQNFIMRNIYKQLM; this is translated from the coding sequence ATGACTACGGAAAAATCTCTAAAAAGTATTGATCGAGTGATGGAACATACGGAAGGTAATGTAAAAAAAGATATAAAGTTCATAGAGCTTGCCCAAGATTATTATTATGTCAAAGGTTTTGCCAACGTTGGCATCATCATGACTTCTGAAGGTGTCGTGGTGATTGACACAACTGTAAGTAATAACCACGCTGAAAATATTTATGGTGCTATTCGTGAAAAGACGGATTTGCCTATCAAATACATTATCTATACGCACGGTCATTTAGATCATGTTAATTCTACACATGTATTTAAAGAAGAGCAAACGAAGGTGATAGCCCATGAAAATGTTAATGAACGTTTTATCAAATATCAAAGTTTAGAAGATTACCATCTAAGGATCAATGGTGTACAGTTTCAAAATAAATTAGGGTTGCGTTCATTTGATTTTATTACCCCTGACATCACATTTCATCAAGACCACAAATTCCAATTGGGGAATAAAAACATACGTATCTTTCATGGTAAAGGAGAAACGGACGACCATTGTTTTATTCATGTTCCGGAGGATGACGTTGTTTACTGCGGTGACTTCTTTGTATGGTCCTTTCCGAACATTGGAAACCCGTTAAAGGTCATTCGCTACGAACGGGAATGGTATGAAACGCTGGAAAAAATAAAACAACTAGAGCCGGAGATTCTAATTCCTGGGCATGGGAAAGCAATCACTGGGAAGGATCAAATTAAATCTGCATTGCAAGACGTCATTGATACACTTAAATTTGTTCATGAGGAAGTAACTGCGCATATCAATAAAGGCACCCACCTTGAAAATGCGTTGGAGTTAATTCAACTACCAGAACACCTGGAAAACAGTCCTTATGTAAAACAGACGTATGGTTGTTTAGAATTTGCCATTAAGGGCATTTACAGACGATACACCGGGTGGTTTGATGGAAATCCAACGCATCTTAGCCCTGCTAAACAAGAGGATGTGGCGGCTGAAATAAATTCTCTTGTTCAAGATCCTCAAGTCATTCTCAAAAGATGCCGTTCTTTAATGGATGAAGGAAAATATCAGATGGCCTTACACCTCTCGGATATATTGGTTTTATCGCAAGATGATGAGGAGGCCAAGGCATTGAAAAAAGAAGCTATCGAAAAACAAGCTGAAACGAATCAAAATTTTATTATGCGCAATATTTACAAACAGTTGATGTGA
- a CDS encoding acetate--CoA ligase family protein produces the protein MSTLNLKPMFSPKSIAIIGASGDERKLSAKPLVNLRDHSYKGTVYPVNPKYEEVAGYKCYKNIKSLPENIDLAIVSVSAEHALAVLEQLADRSIKSAVVYSSGFSEIGKEGRKMQQNLTEFINRTSIPVCGPNSLGFNNINESVIATFAPIEFNKSDKVAFITQSGAFGTFTYAMAKDLGFGYNYFVSTGNEAGVDFFDYVEYFAHQENIGVIGGYIEGARDINKMKKGIRTAELNNKPIILMKVGSSQSGAEAASSHTSSLAGNQSVYESFFKQKNIVQVYDEEELVDTLALFNKVKVSPNRGGVGIVTVSGGAGIVMADKCEEYGIQTASLTSETTSKLKELLPPFASVNNPIDLTAQIVQMLDRFEESLNVVLEDNNVEALVLYMQLGDFIAPQIIPKLKQVNEQTNKSLVICWAQPSQKTKDELLDGGLCWLPTPTRTIKAVKNLIQYNEGRERRVQTKNDLTEQKVSEIAAITDLQNAKTEYDIKQELANYGISIPRGALVQTVDDAVNHAEEIGYPVVLKVASPDITHKSDSGGVKVNINSRDEMIDAYKSIISNMAKDYPSANIEGILIEEMIKDGIEVFIGCFQDSLFGPCMMFGLGGIYVEVLSDVVVRKALLSEQDAEDMIRSIKGYKILEGTRGKAPADINALICALVKISEFCWQYRDSIKELDINPLVVKSIGEGVVALDAAIVSQQVKEESH, from the coding sequence ATGTCAACACTTAATTTAAAACCGATGTTTTCTCCTAAATCAATCGCTATCATTGGCGCTTCAGGGGATGAAAGAAAACTCAGTGCCAAGCCATTGGTTAATTTAAGAGATCACTCTTATAAAGGGACTGTTTATCCTGTTAATCCAAAGTATGAAGAGGTTGCGGGATATAAATGTTATAAAAATATAAAGAGCTTACCTGAAAATATCGATCTTGCTATAGTTTCGGTTAGTGCAGAGCATGCGTTAGCTGTATTAGAGCAATTGGCTGATCGCTCAATTAAAAGTGCTGTTGTGTACAGCTCAGGTTTTTCTGAAATTGGAAAAGAAGGAAGGAAGATGCAACAAAATCTAACTGAATTCATAAACCGTACTAGTATTCCTGTTTGCGGCCCTAATTCACTGGGCTTCAATAATATTAATGAAAGCGTAATTGCTACATTTGCTCCTATAGAATTCAATAAAAGTGATAAGGTTGCTTTCATTACCCAAAGCGGTGCTTTCGGTACATTTACCTATGCTATGGCTAAAGATTTGGGGTTTGGTTACAATTATTTTGTTTCCACTGGAAATGAAGCTGGTGTTGATTTTTTTGACTACGTGGAATACTTTGCTCATCAGGAAAATATAGGAGTAATTGGTGGCTATATTGAAGGTGCCAGAGATATTAACAAAATGAAAAAAGGTATTCGTACAGCTGAACTAAATAATAAACCGATTATATTAATGAAGGTTGGATCTTCCCAAAGTGGAGCGGAAGCAGCATCGTCACACACATCTTCATTAGCAGGGAACCAGTCTGTATATGAGAGTTTTTTTAAACAAAAAAATATTGTGCAGGTATATGATGAAGAGGAATTGGTTGACACGTTAGCGTTATTTAATAAGGTGAAAGTTTCCCCAAACCGGGGTGGAGTTGGCATAGTCACCGTTTCAGGCGGAGCGGGGATTGTTATGGCTGACAAATGTGAGGAGTACGGTATTCAAACTGCAAGTTTGACCTCAGAAACGACTTCTAAACTAAAAGAACTGTTACCACCATTTGCCTCTGTAAATAATCCAATTGATTTGACAGCACAAATTGTTCAAATGCTTGATCGTTTTGAAGAAAGCCTTAACGTTGTTCTGGAAGATAATAATGTCGAAGCGTTAGTCCTTTATATGCAACTTGGTGATTTTATAGCACCTCAAATTATACCTAAATTAAAACAAGTTAATGAACAAACGAATAAATCGCTAGTCATTTGTTGGGCACAACCATCTCAGAAGACAAAGGATGAACTTTTAGACGGTGGTTTGTGTTGGTTGCCAACCCCTACTCGAACGATTAAAGCTGTGAAAAATTTAATTCAGTATAACGAGGGTCGCGAGCGTCGTGTACAGACTAAAAATGATTTAACAGAACAAAAAGTATCTGAAATTGCAGCAATAACTGACTTACAGAATGCGAAGACGGAGTATGATATAAAACAAGAGTTAGCTAACTATGGAATTTCTATTCCTAGAGGAGCCCTGGTTCAAACTGTTGATGATGCCGTGAACCATGCTGAAGAAATCGGATATCCAGTTGTTCTTAAGGTTGCTTCCCCCGATATTACTCATAAAAGTGATAGCGGTGGCGTGAAGGTTAATATCAATTCAAGAGATGAAATGATCGATGCGTATAAATCAATTATTTCTAACATGGCAAAAGATTATCCGTCAGCCAATATCGAAGGTATTCTGATTGAAGAAATGATCAAGGATGGAATAGAGGTGTTTATTGGCTGTTTTCAAGATTCATTATTTGGCCCTTGCATGATGTTCGGTTTGGGAGGAATTTATGTTGAGGTTTTATCCGATGTCGTTGTTCGAAAAGCTCTATTGAGTGAACAAGATGCCGAAGATATGATTAGAAGCATAAAGGGCTATAAAATTTTAGAAGGCACACGCGGAAAAGCACCTGCGGATATTAATGCATTAATATGTGCTTTAGTTAAAATATCGGAATTTTGTTGGCAGTATAGAGACTCTATAAAGGAATTAGATATTAATCCATTGGTTGTTAAAAGTATAGGCGAAGGCGTAGTTGCTTTAGATGCAGCGATTGTTAGTCAACAAGTGAAGGAGGAATCACATTAA
- a CDS encoding transposase, whose protein sequence is MGDVCDIYQEATKRDEYVLCTDEKTGIQALEHARALKPMKPGSPEKREQEYIRHGTTGLIASRDVQTGRIVAPMIRPTRKEEDFVEHIGNVIDQDPEASYVFVADQLNTHQSESLVRFVAEQCGIPQDSLGQKRRSGILKSQKTRKKFLKDKHHRIRFIYTPKHCSWLNQIELWFSILSRDLINPRASFHSVEDLAHRLAQYIDYYNRILAKPFRWTYKGRPLQV, encoded by the coding sequence ATGGGAGACGTTTGTGACATCTATCAAGAAGCGACGAAGCGAGACGAGTATGTCCTATGCACGGATGAAAAAACTGGCATTCAAGCCTTGGAACATGCCCGTGCATTAAAACCGATGAAGCCGGGTTCTCCGGAAAAACGAGAACAAGAATATATCCGACATGGAACAACCGGACTGATTGCCTCCCGGGACGTTCAAACGGGAAGAATCGTGGCTCCAATGATTCGACCAACCCGAAAAGAAGAAGACTTTGTTGAGCACATTGGAAACGTTATAGATCAAGATCCGGAGGCTTCGTATGTTTTTGTGGCAGATCAACTCAATACACATCAATCCGAATCTTTGGTCCGTTTTGTCGCTGAACAATGCGGTATTCCACAGGATTCGCTCGGTCAAAAAAGACGTTCCGGCATTCTAAAGTCTCAAAAGACCCGAAAGAAATTTCTCAAAGACAAGCATCATCGTATCCGGTTTATTTATACACCAAAGCACTGCTCATGGCTCAATCAAATTGAACTTTGGTTTAGCATTCTATCCCGTGATTTAATCAATCCGAGAGCAAGCTTTCATTCGGTCGAAGACTTGGCTCATCGTTTGGCTCAATACATCGATTATTACAATCGAATTCTAGCCAAGCCGTTTCGTTGGACCTACAAAGGTCGTCCTTTACAGGTGTGA
- a CDS encoding alkyl sulfatase dimerization domain-containing protein codes for MSAIEKFQNQVGRGEVNWKPGSDSGLEKLGEDFYNAINFGFGNVGIVITNEGVVVIDSTISRTGGKAIVDEITKMTDQPIKYLIYTHGHGDHVGGASVFKENGATVISHRNVIERFNRYTKLRDHHVAINSMQFKRNIRIKNEYIYPDIVYDFEYTFELGGKTFRLLHGKGETDDATVVYIPEDRICYSGDFIVWSFPNIGNPNKVLRYEREWYEMLDRILKLDPKAIAPGHGRSLLGNEEVQACLSDTSAVLKYLHEECVMHINQGSSLDKMLHEISIPETLVNSKYLKQTYGCLEFAIKGIYRRYTGWYDGNPTNLSPSPSKEVNRAILELIGNQDQIIEHARRFETEGNPQLALHLIDLILIENPNNKEIHAFKGEILEKMSTASSNLFFRNFYSVSAKHEKELANNS; via the coding sequence ATGAGTGCTATTGAAAAGTTTCAAAATCAGGTTGGCAGAGGAGAGGTTAATTGGAAACCCGGATCTGATTCGGGATTAGAGAAGCTGGGAGAAGACTTTTATAATGCGATTAACTTTGGTTTTGGCAATGTAGGTATTGTAATTACGAATGAAGGTGTTGTAGTCATTGATTCAACTATTTCCCGCACAGGAGGGAAAGCGATAGTTGATGAGATTACAAAAATGACGGATCAACCTATTAAATATTTAATATACACACATGGTCATGGGGATCATGTTGGTGGCGCGTCAGTTTTTAAAGAAAATGGTGCGACTGTTATAAGTCACCGAAATGTGATTGAACGATTTAACCGATATACAAAATTAAGGGATCATCATGTTGCAATCAATAGTATGCAATTCAAAAGAAATATAAGAATTAAGAACGAATATATATACCCTGATATAGTGTATGATTTTGAATATACTTTTGAACTTGGAGGTAAAACATTTCGATTACTACATGGTAAGGGGGAAACGGATGACGCCACAGTAGTGTACATTCCAGAAGATAGAATTTGTTATAGTGGAGATTTTATTGTCTGGTCATTTCCGAATATTGGAAACCCGAATAAAGTGCTCCGATATGAGAGAGAATGGTATGAAATGTTAGATCGTATTTTAAAATTGGATCCTAAAGCGATAGCTCCTGGCCATGGAAGAAGTCTATTAGGAAACGAAGAAGTGCAAGCATGTTTAAGTGATACATCTGCTGTTTTAAAATATCTGCATGAAGAATGTGTTATGCATATTAATCAAGGTTCTTCACTTGACAAGATGCTTCACGAAATCAGTATTCCTGAAACACTAGTCAATAGTAAGTATCTAAAACAGACGTATGGGTGTCTAGAATTTGCCATTAAAGGTATTTATCGCAGGTACACTGGTTGGTATGACGGCAACCCTACTAATTTATCGCCTTCACCGAGTAAAGAAGTAAATCGAGCAATATTAGAATTAATAGGGAATCAAGATCAAATTATTGAGCATGCAAGGCGTTTTGAAACTGAAGGGAATCCACAGTTAGCTCTCCATTTGATTGATTTAATTCTAATAGAAAATCCGAATAATAAAGAAATACATGCATTTAAAGGAGAGATATTAGAAAAAATGTCTACGGCTTCTAGCAATCTATTTTTCCGTAATTTCTATTCAGTGAGTGCAAAACATGAAAAAGAATTAGCGAACAACTCATGA
- a CDS encoding alpha/beta fold hydrolase, whose translation MIKKQTMELNGQKVSYFDEGPKDSLPVLLLHGVPESGMLWKHIIPEIVSLGFRAIAPDLPGFGKSEQFKTKSTWENYLIFINNFMRTLQLDDIHLIVHDWGGLIGLRWACDHPEKVSSLVISDTSLHPEYKWHSIARKWRTPGEGEKVMEKMSNKALWMKNMKNEVPGVDEDVLEDFYCVFQTEQSRNVVLDLYRSANQKLVEPYLNLSKLKTHVTILWGEKDRYIDYEFAYKTQEEQLSQANVHIIPNAGHFIHVEVPEKVKPIIGDHFRSIM comes from the coding sequence ATGATTAAAAAACAAACGATGGAATTGAACGGACAGAAGGTTTCTTATTTCGATGAAGGGCCGAAGGATAGCCTGCCTGTATTACTGCTTCACGGTGTACCAGAGTCGGGCATGCTTTGGAAACATATTATCCCAGAAATTGTTTCATTAGGATTTCGTGCGATCGCTCCGGACCTGCCTGGATTTGGCAAAAGTGAGCAATTTAAAACAAAATCTACTTGGGAAAATTATCTTATTTTCATAAATAACTTTATGAGAACACTTCAATTAGACGATATTCATCTTATTGTCCACGATTGGGGTGGTCTTATTGGATTAAGATGGGCATGCGATCATCCAGAAAAAGTATCAAGTTTAGTGATTAGTGATACTTCTTTACACCCTGAATATAAATGGCATTCAATTGCAAGGAAATGGAGGACGCCCGGGGAAGGCGAAAAAGTTATGGAAAAAATGAGCAATAAAGCTTTATGGATGAAAAACATGAAAAATGAGGTTCCTGGAGTAGATGAAGATGTTCTCGAAGATTTTTACTGTGTCTTTCAAACAGAGCAATCAAGAAATGTCGTTTTAGACTTGTATAGATCAGCGAATCAGAAGTTAGTTGAACCTTATCTGAATCTGTCAAAACTTAAAACACATGTCACTATATTGTGGGGAGAAAAAGATCGATATATAGATTATGAGTTTGCATACAAAACGCAGGAAGAGCAGCTATCTCAGGCAAACGTTCACATTATACCTAATGCAGGACATTTTATTCATGTGGAAGTTCCTGAGAAGGTGAAGCCAATCATCGGTGATCATTTCCGTTCTATTATGTAG